From Nitrospira sp. CR1.1, one genomic window encodes:
- a CDS encoding transposase: MRQSKFPETQIVSILKEADAGRPVNELWRTHGISSATYYKWKAKYGGLEASDVKRLKEVEQENNRLKRMYADLSLENAALKDVIAKKL, from the coding sequence ATGCGCCAGTCGAAGTTTCCCGAAACGCAAATCGTGTCGATCCTCAAAGAAGCCGATGCCGGGCGCCCGGTCAACGAGCTGTGGCGGACACACGGGATCAGCTCCGCGACCTACTACAAGTGGAAAGCTAAATACGGTGGGCTCGAGGCCTCGGACGTGAAACGGCTGAAGGAAGTGGAGCAGGAGAACAATCGCCTCAAGCGGATGTATGCCGATCTCTCGCTGGAGAATGCGGCGCTGAAAGATGTCATCGCAAAAAAGCTCTAA
- a CDS encoding IS3 family transposase (programmed frameshift), whose amino-acid sequence MKQRFSEAQIIGFLREAEAGLAVKDLCRRHGFSEASYYLWRNKFGGLEVSDAKRLKALELENARLKRLLAEALLEQAVTREVLRKKLVGAPARREVVRWMCGRGLTERHALQVIGMSASSLRYRPAPDRNADLRQTIVALAHRHRRYGAGMIYLKVRQQGLTVNHKRIERLYAEAQLQVRRRTRKKVPVGERQPLVRPAAANEVWSMDFVFDRSAEGRAIKCLTIVDDATHESVAIVPERAISGQHVTRILDHLAATRGVPQVIRTDNGKEFCGRAMLTWAHAHTVTLRLIEPGKPNQNAYIESFNGRLRDECLNEHWFLTLAHAQAIIEAWRREYNEERPKKALGGLTPAAYAVSSP is encoded by the exons ATGAAGCAGCGGTTTTCAGAGGCACAGATTATCGGGTTTTTGCGAGAGGCGGAGGCGGGGCTGGCCGTGAAGGATCTGTGTCGGCGGCATGGATTCTCAGAGGCGAGTTACTACCTCTGGCGGAACAAGTTCGGTGGCTTGGAGGTGTCGGACGCCAAGCGACTGAAGGCGTTGGAACTGGAGAATGCCCGGCTGAAGCGGTTGCTGGCTGAGGCCCTGCTGGAGCAGGCCGTGACTCGAGAGGTGCTCCGAAAAAAGT TGGTAGGCGCACCGGCTCGTCGGGAGGTGGTGCGCTGGATGTGTGGCCGGGGCCTGACGGAGCGCCATGCGTTGCAGGTGATCGGCATGAGTGCCAGCAGCTTGCGATACCGCCCCGCGCCGGATCGGAATGCCGATCTGCGACAGACCATTGTCGCACTCGCGCATCGCCATCGGCGGTACGGGGCTGGCATGATTTACCTGAAGGTGCGTCAGCAGGGCCTCACGGTGAATCATAAGCGGATTGAACGGCTCTATGCCGAAGCCCAGTTGCAGGTGCGGCGCCGCACCCGCAAGAAGGTGCCGGTGGGCGAACGTCAGCCGCTGGTGAGGCCGGCGGCCGCGAATGAAGTCTGGTCCATGGATTTCGTCTTTGACCGCAGTGCGGAAGGCCGAGCCATCAAATGTTTGACGATCGTGGACGATGCCACGCATGAGTCGGTCGCCATTGTGCCGGAACGGGCCATCAGCGGTCAGCACGTCACGCGGATCCTGGATCATTTGGCCGCGACCCGCGGGGTGCCTCAGGTGATTCGAACCGACAATGGAAAGGAATTTTGTGGTCGTGCCATGCTGACATGGGCTCACGCGCACACCGTGACGCTGCGCCTGATCGAACCGGGCAAGCCCAACCAGAATGCCTACATCGAGTCATTCAACGGGCGCTTGCGTGATGAGTGTCTGAACGAGCATTGGTTCCTCACCCTCGCGCATGCCCAAGCCATCATTGAAGCGTGGCGGCGCGAATACAACGAGGAACGACCGAAAAAAGCCTTGGGCGGCCTGACACCGGCTGCTTATGCCGTAAGCTCCCCATAG